From Streptomyces sp. 6-11-2, one genomic window encodes:
- a CDS encoding MerR family transcriptional regulator — MKISELSRRSGVPIPTIKYYLRDGLLPPGHATAANQAVYDEDHLRRLRLIRTLISVRQLSVGATKEILSAVTHEGDLHQILGIVINARPADLKAKEKQSQEATPPGAADALRLVAEMGWDVNEETSAIGELGGILDALADLGAGIDWRTLLPYAELVDKMSTLDLEQLNGMSGPLERAERAVVVSVLLEPALLAMRRLAQEDKSGRMFPAAAAGQEEHTGPERGDRKKTAPEQREGGAESD; from the coding sequence ATGAAGATCTCGGAACTCAGCCGACGCAGTGGGGTGCCCATCCCCACGATCAAGTACTACCTGCGGGACGGGCTGCTGCCCCCGGGGCACGCGACGGCAGCCAACCAGGCCGTCTACGACGAGGACCACCTGCGCCGGCTCCGGCTGATCCGCACCCTCATCAGCGTGCGGCAGCTGTCGGTCGGCGCGACGAAGGAGATCCTCTCCGCGGTCACGCACGAGGGCGACCTGCATCAGATCCTGGGCATCGTGATCAACGCCCGCCCCGCCGACCTCAAGGCCAAGGAGAAGCAGTCGCAGGAGGCCACACCTCCCGGCGCCGCCGACGCGCTCCGACTGGTGGCGGAGATGGGGTGGGACGTGAACGAGGAAACGTCCGCGATCGGGGAGTTGGGCGGCATCCTGGACGCCCTCGCCGACCTCGGCGCGGGCATCGACTGGCGGACGCTGCTGCCCTACGCCGAACTCGTCGACAAAATGTCGACGTTGGACCTGGAACAGCTCAACGGCATGTCCGGCCCGCTGGAGCGGGCCGAGCGCGCCGTGGTGGTGTCCGTCCTCCTGGAGCCCGCCCTGCTCGCCATGCGCCGCCTCGCCCAGGAGGACAAGTCCGGGCGCATGTTCCCGGCGGCCGCGGCCGGTCAGGAGGAGCACACGGGGCCGGAGCGGGGCGACCGGAAGAAGACGGCTCCGGAGCAGAGAGAGGGTGGAGCGGAGTCGGACTGA